One window from the genome of Pseudoliparis swirei isolate HS2019 ecotype Mariana Trench chromosome 24, NWPU_hadal_v1, whole genome shotgun sequence encodes:
- the cenpk gene encoding centromere protein K → MAEVKLGGQATAELSEAAQAELMDQCEEQFAQLEKLQNEIILCEPDFCENPQQPAVNRLIATEAELKQWLTVKPELLASNSEVLLRAGKEEMLKLCSELEMVLSCHEAKRDKLRETKELEQKWLEEKKQVLIAANDHVEQLQLEKGTFSEHSILQDTKMKIQKMKLYQERLMESLGDILEKHVPLPQNETSTNKKNKNIAQELDEDLISLNEILELLMNKVLTTPHDPYVTLDGTFWPPYVEMLLRYGIAVRHQENNFKIRLEPFC, encoded by the exons ATG GCCGAGGTGAAGCTCGGCGGCCAGGCGACAGCGGAGCTGTCGGAGGCAGCTCAGGCCGAGCTGATGGACCAGTGCGAGGAGCAGTTCGCTCAGCTGGAAAAG CTCCAGAATGAGATTATACTCTGTGAACCAGATTTCTGCGAGAATCCTCAGCAGCCG GCAGTAAATCGACTGATAGCAACAGAAGCTGAACTGAAGCAGTGGCTGACCGTGAAGCCGGAAT TGCTGGCATCCAATTCAGAAGTTTTACTTCGAGCTGGAAAAGAAGAG ATGCTCAAGCTGTGCTCTGAACTCGAGATGGTTCTTTCTTGCCATGAAGCAAAGAGAGACAAATTGAGAGAAACTAAAGAACT TGAACAAAAGTGgttggaggagaagaaacagGTGCTGATAGCTGCCAATGACCATGTTGAACAACTTCAATTGGAAAAGGGGACCTTTTCAGAGCACAG TATATTGCAGGACACCAAGATGAAAATCCAAAAAATGAAGTTGTACCAGGAAAGGTTGATGGAGTCACTGGGGGACATACTGGAGAAGCACGTCCCTCTCCCTCAGAATGAAACCAGTACGAATAAGAAGAACAAG aacatTGCCCAGGAGTTGGATGAAGACTTGATTTCACTTAATGAAATTCttgag CTGCTCATGAACAAGGTCCTGACCACACCACACGACCCCTATGTCACACTGGACGGCACATTCTGGCCACCGTACGTGGAGATGCTCCTCCGCTACGGCATTGCAGTGAGGCACCAGGAGAATAACTTCAAGATCCGCCTGGAACCCTTTTGTTAA